The window CTACCTCTGCAGCTGCAGATTTTTTAAGAAAAGAACATTCTATTCCAATTTTTGGCATGGAACCCGCCATCAAGCCTGCGTTAGCTGAAAATCCTGGCGTAAAAATTGCAGTTTTCGCAACAGACTTAACACTCAAGGAAGAAAAATTTAAGAATTTAGTAACAGGATTGGCGAAAGGATCAGAGATTTTGCCAGTTCCATGTGAGGGACTTGCCAAACTCATTGATTCTGATCGTTGGGAAGATGCATGGGATTTTTTGGATTCAAAAATAAAACTGGTCAAATCAGAAACAGAGATCATTGTTTTAGGTTGTACACATTATGTTTTCCTGAGAGAAAGGATCCAATACCATTATCCAAACATCAAAGTATATGATGGCAATCTCGGCACAACTTTACATATAAAAAACAAATTACATCTCCCAGATGGATCAAAAGAGAATAAAAACCAACTTGATATCTTATTAAACACTTCGGATTCAGATTATGTTCATCTTGCAAGCCGAATTGCAAAAACAATCACACCCAATCATACATTGTCATTAATTAATACTACAATAGGAAAACTCCATGTCTGACCAAAATAAAATTACATATAAAGATGCAGGAGTTGATACTGAAAAAGGGCAAGAATTTGTCAAAAGAATCAAAGCAAACGTTGCCTCTACACATAATAAAAATGTTTTAGGTGGGTTAGGTGGATTTGCCGCCTGCTACGATGTTAGTTTTTTGAAATCTTACCAGGAACCAATTTTACTTTCTGGGACCGACGGTGTTGGAACAAAACTTCAAATTGCAAGGCAACTTGGCATTCATAATACTGTTGGTATCGATTTGGTTGCAATGTGTGTGAACGATATTCTTGTGAATGGTGGGAAACCAATATTCTTTCAAGATTATATTGCATGTGGAAAACTTCATTTACCAACAATGGAAGCAATCGTATCAGGTATTGTAAAAGGATGTAGTTTGGCAGATTGTTCATTAGTTGGTGGTGAAACTGCGGAACATCCTGGTGTGATGCCTGATGATGAATATGATTTGGCAGGTTTTGTTGTTGGGGTTGTGGAAAAAGGGAAAATGATTGATGGTAAAACCATTTCACCAGGAGATACGATCATTGGACTAAAGTCTTCAGGTCCACATAGCAATGGTTTTTCTCTCATTCGAAAATTACTTTTAAAAGACGGCAAATTACCGACTTCACAAGAACAAATTGATTTTATCAAAGATCATATTTTTGTTCCAACTAACATCTACGTAAAATCGATCTTATCTCTGATCGATAAAATTTCGATTAAAGGAATGGTTCATATCACAGGTGGTGGTTTTTATGAAAACATACCACGAGTATTGCCAGAGGGAGTTGGTGCTGAAATTTTTTCCCTTCCTGAGTCTTACGTATTTTCTAAATTAGAAAAAGATCACTCATTAGACCGAAATGATATGTATGGAACATTTAATATGGGGATTGGTTATATATTGGTTGTTGATTCAAGCTTAGTTGATGCCACTATGAATGAACTGCATGTCCTTGGTGAAGATTCTTTTGTTATTGGAAAAACCAATGACTCCGGAAAAATTTCCATTACATTGTAATTGGGAAACTAACTCTGAATATGGTTCTACCAGGAGCAGATTCAAAACTAATGTTTGCGTTGTGTCGGTTTACGATTTCTTTCACAAGATAAAGTCCAAGTCCTAAACCATCGCCAGAAGTTTTTGTCGAGAAGAATGGCATAAAAATTTTTGAATGGTGTTCGAACGGGATACCGATTCCAGAGTCTTCAATTTCAACGACGATCGAGTCAGAAGACTTAAAACTACGAATCCAAATTGTTCCTTTTGTTGAAACTGCTTGGATTCCATTCCATATCATTTGGCTCCATAGTTGGACAAGGTCACCTTGGATACAGCGAATTTTTCCATCAAAATCTAGGTTTAAAATCAAATTGATATCTCTTAAAAAATATTCCTTATATAAGGAAATTGCTGAATGGATTGTATCGATTAGTGAAAAATCAATTAGTTCTAAATTTGATTGGAGACCAGCAAAGTTTTTTAAAGTGAATGTGATTTTAGATAATCTCCTTATCGAATATAAAATATGTTCAGAAGATTGTTTCATTAATAAAAATTTTCTCAATCGTTTGAAATCACTTTGATTTGACATTGTAGTTTTTATTTTATTTAAGATGGAAGGTGATAAGTTTCGAATTCCTGAATCTACAAATAATTCTGCCAATTCCTCAGGAAATAAGATTTCATTTTGTTTGAATACTTCAGACAACGATTTTCTTGCTTGTCTATTTGAAATTCCCGTAAGGATTCGAAGGCCTGTATCGTTTGAATCTATAATCAAATTCAGAATTTCGTTTAACGTTTGATTTTGGAAATCATAAGATTCTTCTTCCCATTCTGCTATTAATGTTTCAACAGAAGACTTGATCATACCAATTGGATTATTGATTTCATGGGATAGTCCTGAGACCAACTGCCCAAGAGATGCGAGTTTTTCATTTTGAATTAGTTTCTCTTGTGCTTCCCTCAATGCAAATAGAGCGGAGTTGAGTTCTGTGTTGCTATTTTGTAATTCTAATGTCCTTGCTTTTACTTTTTCTTCTAACGATTTATTGAGTTCTTTCAGTTCAAGTTCTGCAGTTCGCTTAGATGTTTGATCAATACCAATCCAAATAATTTTTGAAGGTTCATTTTTTGCATCCCGAATGATCCCGAGTCGCCACTCCAAATATAAAGTTTGATTGTTTTTCGTAATGTAGCGAAGGATTAAACTTTCAGCAATATTTTGGATTTCATTGATATCATCCAAAACTTCCTTCAAAAATTCTCTGTCCTCTTCTACAAGTATAATGTTTTGAATGTATTTGTTGAGTACATCTTCTTTTGTCAAATGAAGGACACGTAAAGCAGCTGGATTTATGTTTTCTATGTATCCTTTTGAATTGGTTAAGAGGATTAAATTAGCGGCATTGTCAAATACAGTGGAGTTGAGGTTTTTTTCTTGGAGTAAAGAGATTTCTGTTTTTTTAGAATTTGTAATATCTAGAGCAACAACATCGATTCTTTTTTTAATTCCTAAAATATCATTGGAAATATTGACGTAATGTTCTGTCCAAATGATCGAACCATTCGCATGAATCATTCTGAGAATGATGGGCGATTTACCTGCAAAAAGTTCTTCTATTTTGTGTTGGTCTTCTTGGATGACGATGTCTCGAAAGAATTCCGAGTTCTCGTAAAAATAATTAATACCATATCCAGTTATTTCTTCCATTTTAGAACTAATGTAGGATGTTCTTGGTTCAGGAATGAATTCAATATTATAGATGATTGCTGGTAACTGATTGTACATGATCAAAAGACGAACGTTGACGTCTTTGATTGCTTTTTGTAATGTCTCCAATTCAAAAAGAGATAAGTTTAATTTTTTAGTTTGTACTTGAAAACTAAAGAGTATACAAGCCACTCCAAACAAAAACATAAATAATGTACTGAGTGTATAACCAAGTGGGAGGTATCTTTCTAAAGAAAATAAATAGGGAAAAAATAATCTTTGCAAAGCAAGTAATGTGCAAACTAACAGAAAGTAAACACGAAGCTTTGTAGGATATTCTTTTAAATTGAATGTAATAAATCCAAAGGATAATAAAACCAGGCCATTGAATATAGAAGTAGGTGTGGAAAGCCAAAAGAATTCAATACCTGAAAGCATTAAAGTTACAAAAATAATGTAAAACACAATCATGATTGAATAGATCCACTTTGCGCGAATGGTTCTTGCGATTATTGGCATAATCGAGCTTATGATCAAATAGGAACTAAATAAAGTCAGAGATTCAGCAAAAAAATAGAATAATTTATTTTTGGAAGTTCCAAAAAGAAATAACATAAAATTACGTAAAACAAAAACAGCGATAAAAAAAGATGTATAATTGAGTCTAATTTCAGATTTTGAATTTTTAGATAAATGGAAAAGAATAAACGCGATTACAGAATTGAATGTGACGGAAAGTATTGTTACTGCAAAGATAACGTCTAGTTCAAAAGGAATCATTGGAATCGACTAACTCTGATACTTTCTTAATTAACTCTTCGTTCTTAAATGGTTTGATGAACCATCCATCAGCACCCTCAAGAAGTGCTTTTGATATGATTTCTGGCTTATTCTCCGATGATAAAACTAGGATTTTAAGTTTCGAGTTTGTTTTTATCTTTTTTGTTTCACGGATAAGGTCAAGCCCACTCAAACCCGGCATATTAAAATCAAAAATGCCGAGTTTAATCTTAGGGTTTGATTTTAATGTCTCAATAGCAGATTCACCTGATTGGCATATGATGATCTCATGGCCTTGGCTACTCAACGCAAGGCGCACAATTTTTAATACTGCAGGTGAGTCATCAACGATTAAAATTGAGCTCATTCTTAAATCAATTGTGAGATAAGTTTCGCTAAAGATTCATTTGCGAATGGTTTTACAAGCCAACCAACTGCTCCCGCAGCTTTGCCTTTATTTTTCATCTCTTCGCTGGATTCAGTAGTTAACATCACAATCTTCATCGTTTTACCATTGTCAGATTTTAAGGCTTTTTCCGTTAATTCGATTCCCGTCATACCAGGCATATTGACATCAAAGATTCCGATATCAAATTTGGTATTCTGGATTTTCTCTAATGCTTCCATACCATTGGATGCAGATTCAACCTCATGCCCATCAGTCGTTAATACTAGGTTTAGGATTTTAAGCACGGCTGGTGCATCATCAACTGTTAATATTTTTGCCATTTTATTTCTCCTCTTGTAATAATGGAAATCGCATTGTTAAACATACATCTTTTGTGTTATCATTTCTTAAATTATCATCAATGTTATAGATTTGAATATTTGCTTGGTGTTGGTCCATGATCTTTTTAACTAAAGTCAAACCAAGTCCAAATCTGAACTGTTCAAATTTTGCGTAACTGTCATCTACAACAGAGGAGATTCTAAAAAATGGTTCGAATATAAACGATTCGTATTTTTCAGGGATACCAATGGTTCCGTCTTCATTTTGATAGGCAGGATTGATGACTTTAATTTCTAAAAAATTTTCCCTATGGAAATAAATGATAAAAATTTCATCTCCTTCCTTGGAATATTTAATTGCATTCAAAAGTATTTCGCGAACAATGTATGTGATTTTTTCAGGATTGAATCGAATTTTATAATTCATAACTGAATTTGGAATTTGGCTTATATTGATTTTTTGTGATTTGATAACCAAGGCTTCTTCTAAATATTTAATTTCAGTTTCAAAGATGGGTACAAGTTGGTTCGGTGATTCCGTATTTTCAACCAATAAGTCATCGTCAATTACCGACTGAGAAATAGACATACTGTCAAACATACTTTTTGCGGCTTCATAGTTTTCCGATAACAAATCTAAAATTGGTTTTTGGACAATATAGTGGTTGTTTTCGGTATCAAGTTTACTTTTTGATATTAGTATGCTCACCACACTCATCAAAGTTCCAATCCCGCTCCCTTGAAATAAACTAATATTCATTTGGTGGATGATGTCTGCAGATATGTTTTGATTTTCTTTATGTATGAGTGATTTTTTCCAATCGAATATTTCGATAACTCGTTTGAAAAGATGGTTTTCCGCTTCGTGAATGAATTGAGATTTTAATTTTGTGTTTAAATATTGAAATGATCTGTCGAGAGTAAACTTAACATGTTCAACCTCGAGAGGTGTTTGCAAATAGTCATAAGCTGAGTGTCGTTTGAGTAGGGAAGCAGTCTGTGCCCAATGGTTTGTATTGGTGATCAAAATAATAAGTGTATTCGGAAAAGATTTGGTGATGTTTTCTAAAATTTCCTGTGAATTTAGATCATTGAGGTCCTCGATGGATAAAATCAAAAAATGGAATTTCTGATTTTTTAATTGAAGCATAACATCACTTAAATTTTCGAAACGTTCGTAGGTAAAATGGATCTCGTTTAAAATATGGATTAATTGATCCGTTGTTTGTGAACTTAATACAAGGCTATGAGGAATCATTTGGAACCGATCTCTCTTGTTTTATCTGCAATGGATTCCAAAGGAAGTTGGTACATCACAGCACCTATTTCAAATGCAACTTTTGGCATACCATAAACAACACAGGTTTCTTTATTTTGGCCCAAGGTGATGCTTCCATTATTCTTTAAATTAAGCAATCCCTTTGCACCATCGCTTCCCATACCAGTGAGGATGATGGAGATGGTTTGGTTGGCAATCCCACAGTTAACAACAGAATCAAATAGGACGTCTACGGAAGGTCTATGGCCATTTACTTTTTCGAACTGAGTGATTTTGGTATAGAGTTCTCCATTGAGTTTTTGGATTTCTAGGTGGAAATTTCCTGGCGCAATGTAAACGGTTCCATTTTCTAATAACTGTTTGTCTTTTGCCTCAATGACTTTTACTTTTAATTCTGCGTTGAGTCTGCCTGCAAATAGGGCAGTGAAATTTTCTGGCATATGTTGTGCAACAAGGATCGGTGGAAAAGATTCATCCACATCATCTAATAGTTTTCGTAAAGCGGTTGTTCCACCTGTACTGGATCCTATGACGATGACTTTGGTTTTAAAAGATGTGTGTCTTTTCGCTGATAAAATTTTCGATGGGGTAGTGCTTTTCGTATTTTGATAAAGTGATACATTGTAGTTCAAGGCCGCATGCAACTTACTTAACAAATCTTCTTTTGCTTCAATCAAACTTTCTGGAGTTCCTGAAGGCTTTGTTACATAGTCAAAGGCACCCGCATCAAGAGCTTCTAAGGTGATTGCAGTCCCTTCCGTTGTGGAAGAACTAAACATGATCACAGGCATTGGGTGTTGGGGGAGGAGCTTTTTTAAAAATTCGATTCCATCCATTTCGGGCATATGAACATCTAATGTCATCACATCAGGTTGTTTTTCGATGATTTGGTCACGAGCTTCGAATGGGTTTGATGCCTCGCCTACAACTTCCCAGTTTGGATCTGATTCGATCCAACGTTTGATCATTCCGCGCACTGTACGTTGGTCATCTACGATAATCACTTTGTTTTTTTTCATGGAGAGTGGATTGCCATATGTTGGTTGATCAGTTTTCTTACATCGAGAATGAGACCGGCATGTCCGTTTCCTAAAATCGTACAACCAGCCAAACCATTGATGTTTTTAAAGAGTGGGGAAATTGGTTTGATCACGATGGATTGGTTTCCAAGGATTTCATCGAATACAATTCCCATTTGATTTTCATGAGATTCCGTTACAATCATGTACTTTTCCTCTATGGAATTGTTTTCATTGAGTTCAGATTCCTTCCCAAATAATAAATCTATGTCTACGATAGAGATTTGGTTTTCACGGTATTGGATGCTATGATTGTTTCTATACAATTCATTGATGGGTTCATTTTTGATATAGATTGTTTCTTTTACATCTATAGAAGGTAAAATAAAGTAAGTTTCCGATTTACGTACGACCAAACCTTCAATAATCGCCAGTGTAAGTGGAACTCGAATTAAAAAAATGGTTCCTTGGGTTGGATTGGAACTGACATCCACAAAACCTTTGAGAGTCGTAACGTTTTTTCGCACCACATCAAGGCCAACACCCCTACCTGATAAGTCAGTGACTTCCTTGGCAGTCGAAAATCCTGGATGAAACAAAAAATCCCAAACTTCTTCATCTTTCAAATTATCAACTTCGCTTTGATGGATGAGTCCTAATGTGATCGCTTTACGAAGGATTTTATCTCGTTGTAATCCTCTTCCGTCGTCTCTCACTTCTATCCAAACTTCTTTTCCAGATTGAACGGCAGTTAAATGGATTTTGCCTTTGGGTGATTTACCAACTTCTTTTCTTTCTTCAGGAGTTTCCAGACCATGGTCAATGGCATTGCGAATGATATGCACGAGGGGATCATACATCTCTTCGATAATGGATTTATCAATTTCTGTATCTTCACCTGAAATCACAAGGTCGACTAGTTTCCCTGTTTTTTTGGCTGTGTCACGAACAAGCCTTTCCATTCTGGAAAAAACACCAGCAATGGGAACCATTCGGAGGCTCAGTGTGATCTCTTGCAAATTTCGAATGAGTTTTTTTAGTTGTAAGGCAGATTTTTGAAAGTTTTCCAACTTTAGTTTTTGGAGATCTGGATGTTCTGTCACCATTGGTTCATTGATCACAATCTCTCCCACAATATCCAAAAGAGAATCGAGTTTATCTGTATCAATCCGAATGTCTTTCTTTTGGACTGATTTTTTTTCTTCTTTCTTCGTAGAAGGAGCATTAGGTTGTGAATCTGATTTTGAAGGAACCAAATTCTCTTTGGTTGGTTCGAATAAACCAAATTCTAAAGAGCTTGTGATTGGCTCTTGGTGGAAGAGTCCAAATTCCTGTGGAACGGATTCTTTAGGAGTTGTCTGGAAGAGACCAAACTCTTCCTGGTTTTTGGAAGTAGAGTTTGAGGTGAAGATTCCAAACTCTTCCGATCCAGACTCTTTTGGAGTTTCTTCCAAGAACAATCCAAATTCCTTAGAACTTACTTGGGTATTGGAATCTAAATTGGAATCTGTACTTATGTTTT of the Leptospira biflexa serovar Patoc strain 'Patoc 1 (Paris)' genome contains:
- the murI gene encoding glutamate racemase, whose translation is MNSRGRYKIGIFDSGLGGLSVLRTLWKETSNIDYIYFGDLVHSPYGQKSKQKVIELSKNAFEYLIEKDCEAVLFACNTATSAAADFLRKEHSIPIFGMEPAIKPALAENPGVKIAVFATDLTLKEEKFKNLVTGLAKGSEILPVPCEGLAKLIDSDRWEDAWDFLDSKIKLVKSETEIIVLGCTHYVFLRERIQYHYPNIKVYDGNLGTTLHIKNKLHLPDGSKENKNQLDILLNTSDSDYVHLASRIAKTITPNHTLSLINTTIGKLHV
- the purM gene encoding phosphoribosylformylglycinamidine cyclo-ligase; amino-acid sequence: MSDQNKITYKDAGVDTEKGQEFVKRIKANVASTHNKNVLGGLGGFAACYDVSFLKSYQEPILLSGTDGVGTKLQIARQLGIHNTVGIDLVAMCVNDILVNGGKPIFFQDYIACGKLHLPTMEAIVSGIVKGCSLADCSLVGGETAEHPGVMPDDEYDLAGFVVGVVEKGKMIDGKTISPGDTIIGLKSSGPHSNGFSLIRKLLLKDGKLPTSQEQIDFIKDHIFVPTNIYVKSILSLIDKISIKGMVHITGGGFYENIPRVLPEGVGAEIFSLPESYVFSKLEKDHSLDRNDMYGTFNMGIGYILVVDSSLVDATMNELHVLGEDSFVIGKTNDSGKISITL
- a CDS encoding PAS domain-containing sensor histidine kinase, coding for MIPFELDVIFAVTILSVTFNSVIAFILFHLSKNSKSEIRLNYTSFFIAVFVLRNFMLFLFGTSKNKLFYFFAESLTLFSSYLIISSIMPIIARTIRAKWIYSIMIVFYIIFVTLMLSGIEFFWLSTPTSIFNGLVLLSFGFITFNLKEYPTKLRVYFLLVCTLLALQRLFFPYLFSLERYLPLGYTLSTLFMFLFGVACILFSFQVQTKKLNLSLFELETLQKAIKDVNVRLLIMYNQLPAIIYNIEFIPEPRTSYISSKMEEITGYGINYFYENSEFFRDIVIQEDQHKIEELFAGKSPIILRMIHANGSIIWTEHYVNISNDILGIKKRIDVVALDITNSKKTEISLLQEKNLNSTVFDNAANLILLTNSKGYIENINPAALRVLHLTKEDVLNKYIQNIILVEEDREFLKEVLDDINEIQNIAESLILRYITKNNQTLYLEWRLGIIRDAKNEPSKIIWIGIDQTSKRTAELELKELNKSLEEKVKARTLELQNSNTELNSALFALREAQEKLIQNEKLASLGQLVSGLSHEINNPIGMIKSSVETLIAEWEEESYDFQNQTLNEILNLIIDSNDTGLRILTGISNRQARKSLSEVFKQNEILFPEELAELFVDSGIRNLSPSILNKIKTTMSNQSDFKRLRKFLLMKQSSEHILYSIRRLSKITFTLKNFAGLQSNLELIDFSLIDTIHSAISLYKEYFLRDINLILNLDFDGKIRCIQGDLVQLWSQMIWNGIQAVSTKGTIWIRSFKSSDSIVVEIEDSGIGIPFEHHSKIFMPFFSTKTSGDGLGLGLYLVKEIVNRHNANISFESAPGRTIFRVSFPITM
- a CDS encoding response regulator, which produces MSSILIVDDSPAVLKIVRLALSSQGHEIIICQSGESAIETLKSNPKIKLGIFDFNMPGLSGLDLIRETKKIKTNSKLKILVLSSENKPEIISKALLEGADGWFIKPFKNEELIKKVSELVDSNDSF
- a CDS encoding response regulator — translated: MAKILTVDDAPAVLKILNLVLTTDGHEVESASNGMEALEKIQNTKFDIGIFDVNMPGMTGIELTEKALKSDNGKTMKIVMLTTESSEEMKNKGKAAGAVGWLVKPFANESLAKLISQLI
- a CDS encoding ATP-binding protein, coding for MIPHSLVLSSQTTDQLIHILNEIHFTYERFENLSDVMLQLKNQKFHFLILSIEDLNDLNSQEILENITKSFPNTLIILITNTNHWAQTASLLKRHSAYDYLQTPLEVEHVKFTLDRSFQYLNTKLKSQFIHEAENHLFKRVIEIFDWKKSLIHKENQNISADIIHQMNISLFQGSGIGTLMSVVSILISKSKLDTENNHYIVQKPILDLLSENYEAAKSMFDSMSISQSVIDDDLLVENTESPNQLVPIFETEIKYLEEALVIKSQKINISQIPNSVMNYKIRFNPEKITYIVREILLNAIKYSKEGDEIFIIYFHRENFLEIKVINPAYQNEDGTIGIPEKYESFIFEPFFRISSVVDDSYAKFEQFRFGLGLTLVKKIMDQHQANIQIYNIDDNLRNDNTKDVCLTMRFPLLQEEK
- a CDS encoding protein-glutamate methylesterase/protein-glutamine glutaminase; translated protein: MKKNKVIIVDDQRTVRGMIKRWIESDPNWEVVGEASNPFEARDQIIEKQPDVMTLDVHMPEMDGIEFLKKLLPQHPMPVIMFSSSTTEGTAITLEALDAGAFDYVTKPSGTPESLIEAKEDLLSKLHAALNYNVSLYQNTKSTTPSKILSAKRHTSFKTKVIVIGSSTGGTTALRKLLDDVDESFPPILVAQHMPENFTALFAGRLNAELKVKVIEAKDKQLLENGTVYIAPGNFHLEIQKLNGELYTKITQFEKVNGHRPSVDVLFDSVVNCGIANQTISIILTGMGSDGAKGLLNLKNNGSITLGQNKETCVVYGMPKVAFEIGAVMYQLPLESIADKTREIGSK
- a CDS encoding chemotaxis protein CheA, giving the protein MEREDVLEYLTEAKECLENIETGLLNFEKTTLDGSLVERDLLDTLFRHFHTVKGSSGFFGLSGIVKVAHAAENLLDYLRNKPEVQDEETLEILLSALDLLNELVIHEENSPTGGDLYSEDQIRFLEKTNQKLSELKNISTDSNLDSNTQVSSKEFGLFLEETPKESGSEEFGIFTSNSTSKNQEEFGLFQTTPKESVPQEFGLFHQEPITSSLEFGLFEPTKENLVPSKSDSQPNAPSTKKEEKKSVQKKDIRIDTDKLDSLLDIVGEIVINEPMVTEHPDLQKLKLENFQKSALQLKKLIRNLQEITLSLRMVPIAGVFSRMERLVRDTAKKTGKLVDLVISGEDTEIDKSIIEEMYDPLVHIIRNAIDHGLETPEERKEVGKSPKGKIHLTAVQSGKEVWIEVRDDGRGLQRDKILRKAITLGLIHQSEVDNLKDEEVWDFLFHPGFSTAKEVTDLSGRGVGLDVVRKNVTTLKGFVDVSSNPTQGTIFLIRVPLTLAIIEGLVVRKSETYFILPSIDVKETIYIKNEPINELYRNNHSIQYRENQISIVDIDLLFGKESELNENNSIEEKYMIVTESHENQMGIVFDEILGNQSIVIKPISPLFKNINGLAGCTILGNGHAGLILDVRKLINQHMAIHSP